A single region of the Acidobacteriota bacterium genome encodes:
- a CDS encoding class I adenylate-forming enzyme family protein — protein MPEGVALVHGGQTLTWAELAARAEGVATSVRHRLRASPYPLVAVVGGMGVETVTTILALLEDRVPFVLLHPRWSRAERKRALAKTGAALVVEEDGALTAASGSPGRGWIGDGGAAFVFTSGSTGLPRGAALSQAALVASSKAHTAVFGWNEEDRWLLSLPTAHVGGLMIVVRCLLARRSIVLGSRHASGTFDAERVLRVIERHRVTLLSVVPTMLGRLLDGAGEDPPPTLRAVLVGGAAAFPALIARARGRGWPVFATYGLTEACSQVATERPGAAEHVVAGKGAVSEAGDSRSGSGVGPPLPGVEVRIESRKTAGEAGTPVRGSILVRGAILFEGYVGSEPGAPLERPFDADGWFDTGDLGNLDASGQLHILGRRSDRILTGGENVDPSEVEAAVLEWPGAVAACVVGVDDDEWGERVGAVVVGSRAFEAERGLAGLERHLRERLAGFKRPRRWRVVDHLPVAPSGKVDRQACRGLLIDSERPGSPEARR, from the coding sequence ATGCCCGAGGGAGTCGCGCTCGTCCACGGCGGGCAGACGCTGACCTGGGCCGAACTGGCGGCGCGGGCGGAGGGGGTCGCTACCAGTGTCCGGCACCGTCTTCGGGCCTCGCCGTACCCTCTCGTAGCGGTCGTTGGGGGCATGGGCGTCGAGACCGTGACGACCATCCTGGCCCTTCTCGAGGACCGGGTGCCGTTCGTTCTGCTGCATCCGCGCTGGAGTCGGGCCGAGAGGAAGCGGGCACTGGCGAAGACCGGCGCGGCGCTGGTGGTCGAAGAGGACGGTGCGCTGACGGCGGCGTCGGGTAGTCCGGGCCGCGGCTGGATCGGCGACGGCGGGGCGGCGTTCGTGTTCACATCCGGCAGCACAGGCCTGCCGCGGGGCGCCGCTCTCAGCCAGGCGGCGCTGGTCGCGTCGTCGAAAGCCCACACGGCCGTGTTCGGATGGAACGAGGAAGATCGCTGGCTGCTCAGCCTCCCGACGGCGCATGTCGGCGGTCTCATGATCGTGGTCCGCTGCCTCCTGGCTCGTCGATCGATCGTTCTCGGTAGCCGACACGCGAGCGGGACATTCGACGCGGAACGAGTGCTGCGGGTGATCGAGCGCCACCGGGTGACTCTTCTCTCCGTGGTGCCGACGATGCTCGGGCGCCTGCTCGACGGGGCTGGCGAGGATCCGCCGCCGACGTTGCGGGCGGTGCTCGTGGGTGGGGCGGCCGCGTTCCCCGCTCTGATCGCGCGCGCTCGGGGCCGAGGATGGCCGGTGTTTGCCACATACGGCCTCACGGAGGCCTGTTCCCAGGTCGCCACCGAGCGTCCGGGAGCCGCCGAGCACGTTGTCGCCGGAAAGGGCGCCGTCTCGGAAGCGGGCGACTCGCGTTCGGGTAGCGGCGTCGGACCGCCGCTGCCTGGCGTCGAGGTGCGCATCGAATCGCGAAAGACGGCCGGAGAAGCCGGCACGCCGGTACGCGGCTCGATTCTGGTGCGCGGCGCGATTCTCTTCGAGGGCTACGTCGGTTCCGAACCGGGCGCGCCGCTCGAGCGGCCGTTCGACGCGGACGGCTGGTTCGATACGGGCGACCTGGGGAACCTGGACGCCTCGGGCCAACTCCACATCCTGGGTCGCCGGTCGGACCGCATCCTGACTGGCGGAGAGAACGTCGACCCCAGCGAGGTCGAAGCCGCCGTGCTCGAGTGGCCGGGCGCTGTGGCGGCCTGCGTCGTCGGCGTGGACGACGACGAGTGGGGGGAGCGGGTAGGAGCAGTTGTCGTCGGTTCGCGCGCCTTCGAGGCCGAACGCGGACTCGCGGGCCTCGAGCGGCATCTTCGCGAGCGGCTGGCGGGCTTCAAGCGGCCGCGGCGTTGGAGAGTGGTGGATCATCTGCCGGTGGCACCCTCGGGGAAGGTCGACCGGCAGGCGTGCCGCGGTCTGCTGATCGATTCGGAGAGACCAGGTTCGCCGGAGGCGCGGCGATGA
- a CDS encoding diadenosine tetraphosphatase: protein MATWAIGDVHGCFRTLEALIERIDPDVTRDRLWMVGDLVNRGPSSLSVLRWARALEEEMGDRFRVVLGNHDLHLIARHRGLASARPGDTLDDVLQAADGPDLVEWLRRRPFIHFGGTGDDAFVLVHAGLLPGWSRRDATMAAQRLERQLRGPDPKRLLHSRDDEALAAFTRMRMLDPDAGFHDHNGAPEAAPAGLSPWFEVEPRGCPGHTAITGHWAALGMRLRPDLIALDSGCVWGGRLTAVRLEDRRVAQKRVADPL from the coding sequence ATGGCAACCTGGGCGATCGGCGACGTTCACGGTTGCTTCCGCACTCTTGAGGCGCTGATCGAGCGGATCGATCCCGACGTCACCCGGGACCGCCTCTGGATGGTGGGCGATCTCGTGAACCGCGGTCCGAGTTCGCTCAGCGTGCTCCGGTGGGCCAGGGCGCTGGAAGAGGAAATGGGCGACCGGTTTCGGGTCGTCCTGGGAAATCACGACCTCCACCTGATCGCGCGGCATCGGGGTCTCGCCAGCGCGAGGCCAGGCGACACCCTGGACGACGTTCTGCAGGCCGCCGACGGTCCCGATCTCGTCGAGTGGCTGCGACGACGACCGTTCATCCACTTCGGCGGCACTGGCGATGACGCCTTCGTGCTCGTTCACGCCGGACTACTCCCCGGTTGGTCACGGCGGGACGCCACCATGGCGGCGCAGCGGCTGGAACGGCAACTTCGGGGTCCTGATCCGAAACGCCTGCTGCACAGCCGCGACGACGAAGCTCTGGCCGCATTCACTCGAATGCGGATGCTTGATCCGGACGCCGGATTCCACGACCACAACGGCGCGCCCGAAGCGGCGCCAGCGGGCCTCAGCCCGTGGTTCGAGGTCGAGCCGCGAGGCTGCCCCGGCCACACGGCGATTACCGGTCACTGGGCCGCGCTTGGCATGCGGCTCCGGCCGGATCTGATCGCTCTCGACAGTGGATGCGTCTGGGGCGGCAGGCTCACCGCGGTCCGTCTGGAAGATCGGCGAGTCGCACAGAAGAGAGTGGCCGACCCGCTGTAA
- a CDS encoding serine hydrolase: MNLDQRDRVLMLSAPAFLLGSLLAGTALAAPPAAAADQNAAAPLPIAAPESAGMSSERLERLSEAVGAYIDRGQVAGTVTLVARRGKVVHFEAQGERWPEDGAPMTRDTIFRIASMTKPIASVALMTLHEEGRFQLRDPIAKYLPEFAEMQVATVPDADEYLGAPYKLVQAARPITVQHILTHTAGFANNYRGLLGAEYAKLRNNRDPEWTVGDFVTALAELPLEFHPGDAWQYGPSVDVVGRMVEVLSGQTLDEYLKERIFDPLGMVDTYFYLPESKVGRFAALYRPGEDGRIVLTESPDTNARHVREPHRYFSGSGGLVSTAADYYRFHQMMLNGGELDGARILGRKTVELMTSNHTGDHGLWLRGPGYGFGLGYSVVTDKGASAMPASVGSYSWGGAYCTVFWVDPVEELIGILMTQVRPYTHLNIRQDLQTLTYQAIVD, translated from the coding sequence ATGAACCTCGACCAACGTGACCGTGTCCTGATGCTCTCCGCCCCCGCGTTTCTCCTCGGCAGCCTCCTCGCCGGTACGGCGCTGGCCGCTCCGCCGGCCGCAGCCGCGGACCAGAACGCGGCCGCCCCGCTGCCGATCGCCGCGCCGGAGAGCGCCGGCATGTCGAGCGAGCGGCTCGAGCGCCTCTCCGAGGCGGTCGGCGCCTACATCGACCGCGGGCAGGTCGCCGGTACGGTCACCCTCGTCGCGCGCCGCGGCAAGGTCGTCCACTTCGAGGCCCAGGGCGAACGCTGGCCCGAGGATGGCGCCCCGATGACCCGGGACACGATCTTCCGGATCGCCTCGATGACCAAGCCGATCGCTTCCGTGGCGCTGATGACCCTGCACGAGGAGGGCCGGTTCCAGCTCCGCGATCCGATCGCGAAGTACCTGCCCGAGTTCGCCGAGATGCAGGTCGCGACGGTGCCCGACGCCGACGAGTACCTGGGCGCCCCCTACAAGCTGGTCCAGGCAGCGCGGCCGATCACCGTCCAGCACATCCTGACCCACACCGCCGGCTTCGCGAACAACTATCGGGGGCTGCTCGGCGCCGAGTACGCGAAGCTGCGCAACAACCGGGACCCGGAGTGGACGGTCGGCGACTTCGTCACCGCCCTCGCCGAGCTGCCGCTCGAGTTCCATCCCGGCGACGCCTGGCAGTACGGCCCGTCCGTTGACGTGGTCGGGCGGATGGTCGAGGTCCTGTCCGGCCAGACCCTGGACGAGTACCTGAAGGAGCGCATCTTCGATCCGCTGGGCATGGTCGACACGTACTTCTACCTGCCCGAGTCGAAGGTCGGCCGCTTCGCCGCGCTCTACCGGCCCGGCGAGGACGGCAGGATCGTCCTCACCGAGTCGCCGGACACCAATGCCCGGCACGTGCGGGAGCCCCACAGGTACTTCAGCGGCTCCGGCGGCCTCGTCTCCACCGCGGCCGACTACTACCGCTTCCACCAGATGATGCTGAACGGCGGCGAACTGGACGGCGCGCGCATCCTCGGCCGCAAGACGGTCGAGCTGATGACGTCGAACCACACCGGCGACCACGGCCTCTGGCTGCGGGGTCCCGGCTACGGCTTCGGCCTCGGCTACAGCGTGGTGACGGACAAGGGCGCTTCGGCGATGCCGGCCTCGGTTGGGTCCTACTCCTGGGGCGGCGCCTACTGCACCGTCTTCTGGGTCGATCCGGTAGAAGAGTTGATCGGCATCCTGATGACCCAGGTCCGCCCCTACACGCACCTCAACATCCGCCAGGATCTCCAGACGCTGACCTACCAGGCGATCGTCGACTGA
- a CDS encoding M20/M25/M40 family metallo-hydrolase gives MPRPQSVTAALVAAALTVSAAPAQASDGDLDEDTFLERTRRLIYEGKRSGEGYFSADGGLLVFQSERRPENPFYQIYLLDLATGDTREVSTGIGKTTCAFIRPDGSEILYGSTHHDPRSAELQQQELDFRASGQERRYAWDYDPEMDIYTVPMAGGEPRRLTDARGYDAEGAYSPDGEWIVFASTRDAFNRRLSEREKNLLEVDPAYFGEIYVMRADGSEQTRLTNVPGYDGGPFFFADGSRIVWRRFSEDGLIADVWSMNPDGSDQRQLTDFGAMSWAPYQHPSGQYIFFASNKLGFENFEVFIVDTEGTKEPVRVTYTDRFDGLPVPSPDGRRLVWTSSRHGGDGGQLYIADWNHEAALAALAASPDRDASGPPADPRSALESHVTTLASPEFGGRLTGTEGEQRAAAYLAEQLAALGAEPLPGKDDLLLDFEFTSGARDTGSTIQIETEGGATTYSDQTQIQALGFSDATEIEGEAVFAGYGIRVPDSQDFGYDSYATLDVSGKIAVVLRYVPEDLEGEARAILNRYSGLRYKALTAREAGAVGLLVLTGPRSPNAGETIPMAFDTAAAGSGVAAASIGEDAANALFAGTGRDLEEIQQSFDDGNPHNAGFDLPGVRVTLKTAIERERSTARNVVAVLPGGKAESLAKPWVVVGAHYDHLGQGRGGNSLARPDEKNAIHLGADDNASGTAAVLEAARQLRALGHDRNVALAFWSGEELGLLGSADFVDDAVIPTDQIAAYVNLDMVGRVRDNRLTVQAVGSSPDWTGLVEAANVPVGFDLGMQTDPYLPTDTSSFNGAGVPTVNLFSGSHEDYHRPTDTADLINYDDLERVARFAALLTRRAANQAEPLEFAKVERTLQQGGSRDTVRAYTGTIPDYASEVEGLLLGGVMEGGPAAEAGLEAGDVIVEFAGQTIANIYDYTYALDAVKIDEPIEVVYVRDGERHTTTLTPRARR, from the coding sequence GTGCCGAGACCTCAGTCCGTAACCGCCGCACTGGTAGCCGCGGCTCTCACCGTCAGCGCCGCGCCGGCGCAGGCCTCGGACGGCGACCTCGACGAAGACACGTTCCTCGAACGAACCCGGCGCCTGATCTACGAAGGCAAGCGCTCCGGCGAGGGCTACTTCTCAGCGGACGGCGGCCTCCTCGTCTTCCAGAGCGAGCGGCGGCCCGAGAATCCGTTCTACCAGATCTACCTGCTCGATCTGGCCACCGGCGACACCCGGGAGGTCTCGACCGGAATCGGCAAGACGACCTGCGCCTTCATTCGTCCGGACGGCTCCGAGATCCTGTACGGGTCGACCCACCACGACCCGCGTTCGGCCGAGTTGCAGCAGCAGGAACTCGACTTCCGCGCCTCGGGCCAGGAACGGCGCTACGCCTGGGACTATGACCCGGAGATGGACATCTACACCGTGCCGATGGCCGGCGGCGAGCCGCGGCGCCTGACCGACGCGCGGGGCTACGACGCCGAAGGCGCCTACTCTCCGGACGGTGAGTGGATCGTCTTCGCCTCCACGCGGGACGCCTTCAACCGAAGACTCTCCGAGCGCGAAAAGAACCTGCTCGAAGTCGATCCCGCCTACTTCGGCGAGATCTACGTCATGCGCGCGGACGGCAGCGAACAGACCCGGCTCACCAACGTGCCCGGGTACGACGGCGGTCCGTTCTTCTTCGCCGACGGTTCCCGCATCGTCTGGCGACGCTTCAGCGAGGACGGCCTGATCGCCGACGTCTGGTCGATGAATCCGGACGGCTCGGACCAGCGGCAGTTGACGGACTTCGGAGCGATGAGCTGGGCCCCGTACCAGCACCCCTCAGGGCAGTACATCTTCTTCGCCTCAAACAAGCTCGGCTTCGAGAACTTCGAGGTCTTCATCGTCGACACCGAGGGGACGAAGGAACCGGTGCGGGTCACCTACACCGACCGCTTCGACGGCCTGCCCGTTCCGTCGCCGGACGGCCGCCGGCTCGTCTGGACCTCCAGCCGCCACGGCGGAGACGGCGGCCAGCTCTATATCGCCGACTGGAACCACGAGGCCGCGCTCGCGGCCCTCGCGGCCTCGCCGGACCGCGACGCCTCCGGTCCGCCGGCCGATCCGCGATCCGCGCTCGAAAGCCACGTGACCACCCTCGCCTCGCCCGAGTTCGGCGGCCGCCTCACGGGCACGGAAGGCGAGCAGCGAGCCGCCGCCTACCTGGCCGAACAGCTTGCGGCGCTCGGCGCCGAGCCGTTGCCCGGCAAGGACGACCTGCTGCTCGACTTCGAGTTCACCTCCGGCGCCCGCGACACGGGCTCGACGATCCAGATCGAAACCGAGGGCGGCGCCACCACGTACAGCGATCAGACACAGATCCAGGCGCTCGGTTTCTCCGACGCGACCGAAATCGAGGGAGAGGCGGTGTTCGCCGGCTACGGCATCCGCGTGCCGGACTCCCAGGACTTCGGCTACGACAGCTACGCCACGCTCGACGTCAGCGGCAAGATCGCCGTCGTCCTGCGCTACGTCCCCGAGGACCTCGAGGGCGAGGCGCGGGCTATCCTCAACCGCTACTCGGGACTCCGCTACAAGGCACTGACGGCGCGTGAGGCGGGCGCCGTGGGGCTCCTCGTCCTGACCGGGCCGCGGTCCCCCAACGCCGGCGAGACGATCCCCATGGCCTTCGACACCGCTGCGGCCGGCTCCGGCGTCGCCGCCGCCAGCATCGGCGAAGATGCCGCGAACGCGTTGTTCGCCGGCACCGGCCGCGATCTGGAAGAGATCCAGCAGAGCTTCGACGACGGCAACCCGCACAACGCCGGCTTCGACCTTCCGGGCGTCCGTGTCACCCTGAAGACGGCGATCGAGCGGGAGCGCAGCACGGCCCGCAACGTCGTCGCCGTCCTGCCCGGCGGCAAGGCGGAAAGCCTCGCCAAACCGTGGGTCGTCGTGGGCGCCCACTACGACCACCTCGGCCAGGGGCGCGGCGGCAACTCGCTGGCTCGGCCGGACGAGAAGAACGCCATTCACCTCGGCGCCGACGACAACGCCTCCGGCACGGCGGCGGTGCTCGAAGCCGCGCGCCAGTTGCGCGCGCTGGGCCACGACCGGAACGTCGCGCTCGCCTTCTGGTCGGGCGAGGAACTGGGGTTGCTGGGCTCGGCGGACTTCGTCGACGATGCCGTGATTCCGACCGACCAGATCGCGGCCTACGTCAACCTGGACATGGTCGGCCGCGTCCGCGACAACCGCCTGACCGTCCAGGCGGTCGGTTCGAGTCCCGACTGGACGGGGCTGGTCGAAGCCGCCAACGTTCCGGTGGGCTTCGACCTCGGCATGCAGACCGATCCGTACCTGCCGACCGACACCTCGAGCTTCAACGGCGCCGGCGTTCCGACCGTCAACCTGTTCAGCGGCTCCCACGAGGACTACCACCGACCGACCGACACGGCGGACCTGATCAACTACGACGACCTGGAGCGCGTGGCCCGCTTCGCCGCCCTGTTGACGCGCCGCGCCGCGAACCAGGCCGAGCCGCTCGAGTTCGCCAAGGTCGAGCGGACCCTTCAGCAGGGCGGCAGCCGCGACACAGTGCGCGCCTACACCGGCACCATCCCCGACTACGCGAGCGAAGTGGAAGGCCTGCTGCTGGGCGGCGTGATGGAGGGCGGCCCGGCCGCCGAGGCCGGTCTTGAGGCCGGCGACGTGATCGTCGAGTTCGCCGGCCAGACGATCGCCAACATCTACGACTACACCTACGCCCTCGACGCCGTGAAGATCGACGAACCGATCGAGGTCGTCTACGTGCGCGACGGCGAACGTCACACGACGACGCTGACGCCCCGCGCGAGACGCTGA
- a CDS encoding aminotransferase class III-fold pyridoxal phosphate-dependent enzyme, with product MNDSVDGPRGRELWERTDAVIPRGGIYLTRSARFAGRDVLPGFIRSAKGCRIEDADGRSYLDFNCGNGPNILGYCHPEVDAAAAEQSGAMDLSAFFPETMPLYAEQLLGAVAGFDWTIFTKNGSDSTNLALRTMRSSTHRPCVILFRDSYHGFGAEIALHPETPATGEQRHVARVPWNDAGALERAVEELGDRLAGIMISPLDQNPSQETREASPEIVAAIHAARERTGCRVALDDVRAGFRMHPKGSHLGMGLKPDLICLGKPLANGYSVSAVLGRNELREGAERIAFTATYMFSAVAFRAGMKTLEIYEREDVFEHMMRMGTRLGAGIVAAGRAQGHEDVVMSGPPTMPTFLFRGDVKAKRARIFGSQAARLGAIFHPRLNWFLSLAHQPDDIEEAIDIASRAFALTPLTPP from the coding sequence ATGAACGACTCCGTCGACGGTCCGCGAGGCCGGGAACTCTGGGAGAGAACGGACGCGGTCATACCCCGCGGCGGCATCTACCTGACCCGGTCCGCGCGCTTCGCTGGCCGGGACGTGCTGCCAGGGTTCATCCGCTCGGCGAAGGGGTGCCGGATCGAGGACGCCGACGGCCGCTCCTACCTGGACTTCAACTGCGGGAACGGGCCGAACATCCTGGGCTACTGCCACCCCGAAGTCGACGCCGCGGCCGCCGAGCAGTCCGGCGCGATGGACCTCAGCGCCTTCTTCCCGGAGACGATGCCGCTCTACGCCGAGCAACTGCTCGGAGCGGTGGCAGGTTTCGACTGGACGATCTTCACCAAGAACGGATCGGACAGCACGAACCTCGCGCTGCGCACCATGCGGTCCTCGACCCACCGGCCCTGCGTCATCCTCTTTCGGGACTCCTACCACGGCTTCGGGGCCGAGATCGCGCTCCACCCGGAAACCCCGGCCACCGGCGAGCAGCGGCACGTCGCGCGCGTCCCCTGGAACGACGCCGGGGCCCTGGAGCGCGCGGTGGAGGAACTCGGAGACCGCCTCGCCGGCATCATGATCAGTCCCCTCGACCAGAACCCGAGCCAGGAGACGCGGGAGGCGAGCCCGGAAATCGTCGCGGCGATTCACGCCGCGCGCGAACGGACCGGGTGCCGCGTGGCCCTGGACGACGTCCGCGCCGGTTTCCGGATGCACCCGAAGGGCTCCCACCTCGGCATGGGCCTCAAGCCTGATCTCATCTGCCTGGGCAAGCCCCTGGCGAACGGCTACTCCGTCTCGGCCGTACTCGGCCGCAACGAACTGCGGGAGGGCGCGGAACGGATCGCCTTCACCGCGACCTACATGTTCTCCGCGGTCGCCTTCCGCGCCGGCATGAAGACGCTCGAGATCTACGAGCGGGAGGACGTCTTCGAGCACATGATGCGAATGGGCACGCGGCTCGGGGCGGGAATCGTCGCCGCCGGACGGGCGCAAGGCCACGAGGATGTGGTCATGTCCGGGCCGCCGACCATGCCCACCTTTCTCTTTCGCGGCGATGTGAAGGCCAAGCGCGCCCGCATCTTCGGCAGCCAAGCGGCCCGACTCGGCGCCATCTTCCACCCCCGGCTCAACTGGTTCCTGTCGCTGGCGCACCAGCCGGACGACATCGAGGAGGCCATCGACATCGCCAGCCGCGCCTTCGCCCTGACCCCGCTGACGCCGCCGTAG
- a CDS encoding arylsulfatase encodes MKPPNIVFMLTDNIGYGDLGCYGGGITRGAPTPRLDALAAEGLRLTNFNVEAECTPTRSALLTGRMPIRTGCHRVIPPGIKQGLAPWEYTLAELLRDAGYRCAIFGKWHLGNVQTRMPTRFGFEEWWGVRDSTAPAIYGDLIGFDPDEMDNPMLWEGRLGEPCVPVRPYNLESRPFVDSIITEKSVAYIHEHAGGDKPFFLYIPYSLVHHPAMPHPDFKDRTRGGDFADCMVECDHRSGQVLEAIEEAGIARDTLVVWASDNGPVLIPSLGPQADSGPWRGCLGTAYEGQLRTPCILRWPGRVPAGAVSDQIVSVMDFYRTLAHLADAGNLVPDDRVLDSVDQSEVFLGNTDKGPREHLLCFIKDELAAIKWRQFKMHFVEFQPEAGRRTRISLNNPQLFNVEQDPKEEWDIMEPNTWIAEPINGLMRDYHVSVAKCPHVPPRGASPGVKGDIHAEEAEATRATEVGTEGA; translated from the coding sequence ATGAAACCACCCAACATCGTCTTCATGCTGACCGACAACATCGGTTACGGCGACCTGGGCTGCTACGGCGGCGGCATCACGCGGGGCGCCCCGACTCCCCGCCTCGACGCACTGGCCGCCGAAGGCCTGAGACTGACGAACTTCAACGTGGAAGCCGAGTGCACGCCGACCCGATCCGCCCTGCTCACCGGTCGAATGCCCATCCGCACCGGCTGCCACCGGGTGATTCCACCCGGCATCAAGCAGGGGCTGGCGCCCTGGGAGTACACCCTGGCCGAGCTGCTCCGGGATGCCGGCTATCGCTGCGCCATCTTCGGCAAGTGGCATCTGGGTAACGTCCAGACGCGCATGCCCACCCGCTTCGGCTTCGAGGAGTGGTGGGGCGTACGCGACAGCACCGCGCCCGCCATCTACGGCGACCTGATCGGCTTCGATCCGGACGAGATGGACAATCCCATGCTGTGGGAGGGCCGCCTCGGCGAACCGTGTGTGCCGGTGCGGCCCTACAACCTGGAAAGCCGCCCGTTCGTCGACTCGATCATCACCGAGAAGTCCGTGGCCTACATCCACGAACACGCGGGCGGGGACAAGCCCTTCTTCCTCTACATCCCCTACTCGCTCGTGCACCACCCGGCCATGCCACACCCCGACTTCAAGGACCGGACCCGCGGCGGCGACTTCGCCGACTGCATGGTGGAGTGCGACCATCGCTCGGGCCAGGTCCTCGAGGCCATCGAGGAGGCCGGCATCGCGCGGGACACGCTCGTCGTGTGGGCCAGCGACAACGGGCCGGTGCTGATCCCCAGTCTCGGCCCCCAGGCGGACTCGGGCCCCTGGCGCGGCTGCCTGGGCACCGCCTACGAAGGCCAGTTGCGGACCCCCTGCATCCTGCGCTGGCCCGGCCGGGTGCCTGCCGGCGCCGTCAGCGATCAGATCGTAAGCGTCATGGACTTCTACCGCACCCTCGCCCACCTGGCGGACGCCGGGAACCTGGTGCCGGACGACCGGGTCCTGGACAGCGTGGACCAGTCCGAGGTCTTCCTCGGGAACACCGACAAGGGACCGCGCGAGCACCTTCTGTGCTTCATCAAGGACGAACTCGCGGCCATCAAGTGGCGGCAGTTCAAGATGCACTTCGTGGAGTTCCAGCCCGAAGCGGGACGGCGCACGCGCATCTCGCTGAACAACCCCCAGCTGTTCAATGTCGAGCAGGACCCGAAGGAAGAGTGGGACATCATGGAACCCAACACCTGGATTGCGGAGCCGATCAACGGGCTCATGCGCGACTACCACGTCTCCGTCGCCAAGTGCCCTCACGTCCCGCCGCGAGGAGCCAGCCCCGGCGTCAAGGGAGACATCCACGCGGAAGAAGCGGAGGCTACGCGCGCCACCGAGGTCGGAACGGAAGGAGCCTGA
- a CDS encoding sodium/proline symporter — MTASALVLVPLGLYMLVLIGLGLWGRREGGSLEGYYVAGKKLPSWVIAFSSNATGESGWLLLGLTGMGYAVGFHALWVVFGEVMGVAIAWTLVSRPFKEYTDRYRAITVPDYLEERFRDRRQLLRKLSIAIILSMVAVYCCAQLVATGKAFSSFLGFSYVTGVFLGAGVTIVYTAVGGFKAVAYSDLVQGLLMVGGLVMLPIVGIAAAGGWNEVIGTLETADPNLLRAMGSHGATWAGVLSAASFAGIGLAFLGVPQLLTRFMSAASGRELVRGGRVAVVCMVLFDIGAVFTGIAGRALFPLLDDPETVMPTMSAELFPALFTGIFLVIVLGAIMSTVDSLLILASSAVVRDFGQKILGAARGDGRLSRYGRYVTALVGLVAIPFALFEPPLLFWFMLFAWSGLGGAFVPVVLCSLFWKRTTLPGALAGMATGFVVTVAWVVLFKASYYDLYELIPGLIAGTAATVIVSLRTRPPEGAAAEFEDVHATVRGS; from the coding sequence GTGACGGCAAGCGCGCTGGTCCTCGTCCCCCTGGGCCTGTACATGCTGGTCCTGATCGGGCTCGGCCTGTGGGGCCGGCGCGAGGGAGGGAGCCTCGAGGGCTACTACGTCGCCGGCAAGAAACTGCCCTCCTGGGTCATCGCCTTCAGTTCGAACGCCACCGGCGAGAGCGGCTGGCTGCTGCTGGGTCTGACCGGGATGGGCTACGCGGTCGGCTTCCACGCGCTGTGGGTCGTCTTCGGCGAAGTGATGGGCGTTGCGATCGCCTGGACCCTCGTTTCGCGGCCGTTCAAGGAGTACACCGACCGGTACCGGGCGATCACCGTTCCCGACTACCTGGAGGAACGGTTCCGGGACCGCCGGCAACTACTGCGCAAGCTGAGCATCGCGATCATCCTGTCGATGGTCGCGGTCTACTGCTGCGCCCAACTGGTGGCGACGGGCAAGGCCTTCTCGTCCTTCCTGGGGTTCAGCTACGTCACCGGCGTCTTCCTGGGCGCGGGTGTCACGATCGTCTACACGGCCGTCGGCGGCTTCAAGGCGGTGGCCTACTCGGACCTCGTGCAGGGGCTGCTCATGGTGGGCGGGCTCGTCATGCTCCCGATCGTCGGCATCGCGGCCGCGGGCGGCTGGAACGAAGTGATCGGCACGCTCGAGACGGCCGATCCCAACCTGCTGCGGGCGATGGGCAGCCACGGCGCGACCTGGGCGGGCGTGCTGTCGGCCGCGAGCTTCGCCGGCATCGGGCTCGCCTTCCTGGGTGTGCCGCAACTCCTGACCCGGTTCATGTCCGCGGCTTCGGGCCGCGAACTGGTGCGCGGCGGCCGGGTCGCCGTCGTGTGCATGGTGCTGTTCGACATCGGCGCGGTGTTCACGGGGATCGCCGGCCGGGCCCTGTTCCCGTTGCTGGACGATCCGGAAACCGTGATGCCGACGATGAGCGCGGAGCTGTTCCCGGCCCTCTTCACGGGCATCTTCCTCGTCATCGTTCTGGGCGCGATCATGTCGACCGTCGATTCCCTGTTGATCCTCGCCTCGTCGGCCGTCGTCAGGGACTTCGGGCAGAAGATCCTCGGCGCGGCCCGCGGTGACGGGCGCCTGTCGCGCTACGGGCGCTACGTGACCGCGCTCGTGGGCCTGGTGGCCATTCCCTTCGCCCTGTTCGAACCGCCGCTGCTGTTCTGGTTCATGCTGTTCGCCTGGTCGGGGCTGGGGGGCGCCTTCGTCCCGGTCGTCCTCTGCTCTCTCTTCTGGAAGCGGACGACCTTGCCGGGCGCGTTGGCCGGGATGGCTACAGGATTCGTGGTGACGGTGGCCTGGGTGGTGCTGTTCAAGGCGTCCTACTACGACCTCTACGAACTGATCCCGGGGCTCATCGCGGGGACGGCGGCAACGGTGATCGTCAGCCTGCGGACAAGACCGCCCGAAGGGGCGGCGGCGGAGTTCGAGGACGTTCACGCGACGGTGAGGGGTTCCTAG